In Saccharothrix syringae, the following are encoded in one genomic region:
- a CDS encoding MnhB domain-containing protein has protein sequence MSAGERRNAPPDPVVRGVARLLPGPSVVVAAALIVKGYAEVGDGFAAGVVVALAIALVYVALGAEDAEVALPALRHAPKLAVGGLLLALASGFFPLLLGEAPVTHHPGPGGHVTKVGALELFTPLLLDLGVFLLVVGVLTTLLHQLGRAPGVGKR, from the coding sequence GTGAGCGCGGGGGAGCGCCGCAACGCGCCGCCCGACCCCGTGGTCCGGGGCGTCGCCCGGCTGCTGCCCGGCCCGAGCGTGGTGGTCGCGGCGGCGCTGATCGTCAAGGGCTACGCCGAGGTGGGCGACGGGTTCGCCGCCGGGGTGGTCGTCGCGCTGGCGATCGCGCTGGTCTACGTGGCGCTCGGCGCCGAGGACGCCGAGGTGGCGCTGCCCGCGCTGCGCCACGCGCCGAAGCTCGCGGTCGGCGGCCTGCTCCTCGCGCTCGCGAGCGGGTTCTTCCCGCTCCTGCTCGGCGAGGCGCCGGTGACCCACCACCCCGGTCCGGGCGGGCACGTCACCAAGGTCGGCGCGCTGGAGCTGTTCACCCCGCTGCTGCTGGACCTCGGGGTGTTCCTGCTGGTCGTCGGCGTGCTGACGACGCTGCTGCACCAGCTCGGGCGAGCACCGGGGGTGGGCAAGCGGTGA
- a CDS encoding NADH-quinone oxidoreductase subunit K, producing the protein MILASALAAAVLFGSGAYLLLKRDLIRMVAGIMLISQSAVVTIMAAGLSRGPAAIAVAPGDAVSDPLPQALALTALVIGLATVALLLALVHRAVVVFRTAEQDELAATEAVHEAGLERQRQADREETEARLEDERRAERERAR; encoded by the coding sequence GTGATCCTCGCCTCCGCCCTCGCCGCGGCCGTCCTGTTCGGCTCCGGCGCCTACCTGCTGCTCAAGCGGGACCTGATCCGGATGGTCGCGGGCATCATGCTGATCTCGCAGAGCGCCGTCGTCACCATCATGGCCGCGGGCCTGAGCCGCGGTCCGGCGGCGATCGCGGTGGCGCCGGGCGACGCGGTCAGCGACCCGCTGCCGCAGGCGCTGGCGCTGACCGCGCTGGTCATCGGGCTGGCCACGGTGGCGCTGCTGCTCGCGCTGGTGCACCGGGCCGTGGTGGTCTTCCGGACCGCCGAGCAGGACGAGCTGGCCGCGACCGAGGCCGTGCACGAGGCCGGGCTGGAGCGGCAGCGGCAGGCCGACCGCGAGGAGACCGAGGCCCGCCTGGAGGACGAGCGGCGGGCCGAGCGGGAGCGGGCCCGCTGA
- a CDS encoding complex I subunit 5 family protein yields the protein MLLSTALLVPWVAGAVLVALDGRLRVVAWLAVASLAAALALLGVLAADVFGGGARQVVTGGWPAGVGIVLRADALGVVFALLSVLVLLAAAAHEAVGGVRSRTFPGLVVLLGAGLTGLFVTADVFSFYVFFELAMTASYALSAYGGKRRQLRAALVFTAVNLLGSFIFLLSVAGAYRVTGALAMEQVAERVLAVNPNAAILIAAGFFIAFCVKLGLFPFHFWLPTVYAGARPAVAAILSGAVANIGAYGLLRFGVDLFPEQLRLSGVVLVVLGAASIVYGGVLAVSRGDAAEMLAYSAIGQVGYVLVALGVGGPVGLVAAVLYSVINSLNKALLFLASGVRGALVAAAFAVGALSVAGVPPAAGFVGKLELFRTGVVAGSAALVVLLVVGSALSLVYLFQVYQRGFWRPDPAATGTPSPLPQRLPTAVLALLVLAAGLWPEPLLLLSSHAVDALLAP from the coding sequence ATGCTGCTGTCGACGGCCCTCCTCGTGCCCTGGGTGGCGGGCGCCGTGCTCGTCGCGCTGGACGGGCGCCTGCGCGTGGTCGCCTGGCTCGCCGTCGCCTCGCTCGCCGCCGCCCTCGCCCTGCTGGGCGTGCTCGCCGCCGACGTGTTCGGCGGTGGCGCCCGCCAGGTCGTCACCGGCGGCTGGCCCGCCGGCGTGGGCATCGTGCTGCGCGCGGACGCGCTGGGCGTCGTCTTCGCGCTGCTCTCGGTGCTCGTGCTGCTGGCCGCGGCCGCGCACGAGGCTGTGGGCGGGGTGCGGTCGCGCACCTTCCCCGGCCTGGTCGTGCTGCTCGGCGCCGGGCTGACCGGCCTGTTCGTCACGGCCGACGTGTTCTCGTTCTACGTCTTCTTCGAGCTGGCGATGACCGCCTCGTACGCGCTCAGCGCCTACGGGGGCAAGCGGCGGCAGCTGCGGGCGGCGCTGGTGTTCACCGCGGTCAACCTGCTGGGCTCGTTCATCTTCCTGCTGTCCGTGGCCGGCGCCTACCGCGTCACCGGGGCGCTGGCGATGGAGCAGGTGGCCGAGCGCGTGCTCGCGGTCAACCCCAACGCGGCCATCCTCATCGCGGCCGGGTTCTTCATCGCCTTCTGCGTCAAGCTCGGCCTGTTCCCGTTCCACTTCTGGCTGCCCACCGTCTACGCCGGCGCCCGGCCCGCGGTCGCGGCGATCCTCAGCGGCGCCGTGGCCAACATCGGCGCCTACGGCCTGCTGCGCTTCGGCGTCGACCTGTTCCCCGAGCAGTTGCGGCTCTCCGGCGTGGTGCTCGTGGTGCTGGGCGCCGCGTCGATCGTCTACGGCGGGGTGCTGGCGGTCTCCCGCGGCGACGCGGCCGAGATGCTGGCCTACTCCGCTATCGGCCAGGTCGGGTACGTGCTGGTCGCGCTGGGCGTCGGCGGGCCGGTCGGCCTGGTGGCCGCGGTGCTCTACAGCGTGATCAACTCGCTGAACAAGGCGTTGCTGTTCCTGGCCTCGGGGGTGCGGGGCGCGCTGGTCGCGGCGGCGTTCGCGGTCGGGGCGCTCAGCGTGGCGGGCGTGCCGCCCGCGGCGGGGTTCGTCGGCAAGCTGGAGCTGTTCCGCACCGGCGTCGTGGCCGGCAGCGCCGCCCTCGTCGTGCTGCTCGTGGTCGGCAGCGCGCTCTCGCTCGTCTACCTGTTCCAGGTCTACCAGCGCGGCTTCTGGCGCCCGGACCCGGCCGCGACCGGCACGCCGAGCCCGCTGCCGCAGCGGCTGCCCACGGCGGTGCTGGCGCTGCTGGTGCTCGCCGCCGGCCTGTGGCCCGAGCCGCTGCTGCTGCTCAGCAGCCACGCGGTCGACGCCCTGCTGGCCCCATGA
- a CDS encoding Na+/H+ antiporter subunit E, with amino-acid sequence MPALLLRVVVLTAVYLLALTSLHPGDVLVGLVLSALLVLLARRVGPRRPPPPSPVPLGSRLAGVPALIGGTLVDLVVGTWQTAARLVGRGPTRAGLVEVPIPRGGAVSTAAWGVRVGFVPDTVVVELDEERGRMLLHVLDASDPEAVVAAQHDSYERRQRRVFP; translated from the coding sequence ATGCCCGCCCTGCTGCTCCGCGTCGTCGTGCTCACCGCGGTCTACCTGCTGGCGTTGACCAGCCTGCACCCCGGTGACGTCCTCGTCGGGCTCGTCCTGTCGGCCCTGCTGGTCCTGCTGGCCCGGCGGGTCGGCCCGCGCCGACCACCGCCGCCGTCGCCCGTGCCGCTGGGCAGCAGGCTCGCGGGGGTGCCGGCGCTGATCGGCGGGACGCTGGTCGACCTGGTGGTCGGCACCTGGCAGACCGCCGCCCGCCTCGTCGGCAGGGGGCCGACCAGGGCCGGCCTCGTCGAGGTCCCGATCCCCAGGGGCGGGGCGGTCTCGACCGCGGCCTGGGGCGTCCGGGTCGGGTTCGTGCCGGACACCGTCGTCGTCGAGCTCGACGAGGAGCGGGGCCGGATGCTGCTGCACGTGCTCGACGCGAGCGACCCGGAGGCCGTGGTCGCCGCGCAGCACGACTCCTACGAGCGGCGCCAGCGCCGGGTCTTCCCCTGA
- a CDS encoding monovalent cation/H+ antiporter complex subunit F, whose product MPAFIVVPALFWVTLLLVAGGLVLVRARDALQRVVALDLLAVIVIALLALLSYLRGQAYYFDAAVALALLSFVATVAAARYLDSGGPFG is encoded by the coding sequence GTGCCCGCCTTCATCGTCGTCCCCGCCCTGTTCTGGGTGACCCTGCTGCTGGTCGCCGGCGGCCTGGTGCTGGTCCGCGCCCGCGACGCCCTCCAGCGCGTCGTCGCGCTCGACCTCCTGGCGGTGATCGTCATCGCGCTGCTGGCCCTGCTGTCCTACCTGCGCGGCCAGGCGTACTACTTCGACGCCGCGGTGGCGCTCGCCCTGCTGTCCTTCGTCGCCACCGTGGCGGCGGCCCGCTACCTCGACTCGGGAGGTCCGTTCGGGTGA
- the mnhG gene encoding monovalent cation/H(+) antiporter subunit G — protein MISILLDVVGGALLLLGLVLLTISLIGVLRLPDTYGQLHAQGLAAGPGVIAVLASSIATEDATIITFAVLAIAFVALTSPVSGHAIARAAHRRGDREARKAGGRSEGQA, from the coding sequence GTGATCTCGATCCTGCTCGACGTGGTCGGCGGCGCGCTGCTGCTGCTCGGCCTGGTGCTGCTCACGATCAGTCTCATCGGCGTCCTGCGGCTGCCCGACACCTACGGCCAGCTGCACGCCCAGGGCCTGGCCGCCGGGCCCGGGGTGATCGCGGTCCTGGCGTCCTCGATCGCGACCGAGGACGCCACGATCATCACGTTCGCGGTGCTCGCGATCGCGTTCGTCGCGCTCACCTCGCCGGTGTCCGGCCACGCGATCGCCCGCGCCGCCCACCGCCGTGGTGACCGGGAGGCGCGGAAGGCCGGCGGCCGGTCCGAGGGGCAGGCGTGA
- a CDS encoding DUF3040 domain-containing protein yields MLSERDREALLDIERRLTADDPDFERSFRALDEVAPARRPRPASVVAAAAAVLAVVVLAAGSPTGALAYAVIAGLVWLVRDLPDTPAQDG; encoded by the coding sequence GTGCTCAGTGAACGCGACCGGGAAGCCCTGCTCGACATCGAGCGCCGGTTGACCGCCGACGACCCGGACTTCGAGCGCTCCTTCCGGGCCCTCGACGAGGTCGCGCCGGCCCGGCGTCCCCGGCCCGCTTCGGTGGTCGCCGCCGCGGCGGCGGTCCTGGCCGTCGTGGTCCTGGCCGCCGGATCACCGACCGGCGCGCTCGCCTACGCCGTCATCGCGGGGTTGGTGTGGCTGGTCCGCGACCTGCCCGACACCCCCGCGCAGGACGGGTGA